A genome region from Triticum aestivum cultivar Chinese Spring chromosome 2B, IWGSC CS RefSeq v2.1, whole genome shotgun sequence includes the following:
- the LOC123043503 gene encoding probable beta-1,4-xylosyltransferase IRX9, translating to MASPKKARKPRARRPLLLRRAMLHASICFLVGLLAGLAPAARWTASASAHVSRALHAVDGAFDRAVLLLRQQQRQLRDGRVHVAVLPSPAPGPPALEPLRQPQLLLVVTATERSDPERRAAGLTRAAHALRLVPPPVLWLVVERATEALPTSGLLRGAGVAYRHLTYPENFTTDGVGVEKERHHQRNLALEHVEEHRLGGVVLFAGLGDVYDLRFFDQLRQIRTFGAWPVATVSERERKATVEGPVCGGSPWAVTGWFSTADAAGAPTVRARPPAGTVDVARFAFGSALLWHPSRWDSFPVSEPDASQDSVKFVQRLAAEDYNKSRGMPNRDCSEVMVWRGDQFLAT from the exons ATGGCGTCGCCGAAGAAGGCGAGGAAGCCGCGGGCGAGGCGCCCCCTGCTGCTCCGTCGGGCCATGCTGCACGCCTCCATCTGCTTCCTCGtcggcctcctcgccggcctcgccccGGCCGCCCGCTGgacggcctccgcctccgcccacGTCTCCCGCGCGCTCCACGCCGTCGACGGCGCCTTCGACCGCGCCGTGCTCctgctccggcagcagcagcggcagctgCGGGACGGGCGCGTCCACGTCGCCGTCCTCCCCTCGCCGGCGCCGGGGCCGCCGGCGCTGGAGCCGCTGCGGCAGCCGCAGCTGCTGCTGGTGGTGACCGCCACCGAGCGGTCCGACCCGGAGCGGCGGGCCGCGGGGCTCACGCGCGCCGCGCACGCGCTCAGGCTCGTGCCCCCGCCGGTGCTGTGGCTGGTGGTGGAGCGGGCAACGGAGGCCCTGCCCACGTCGGGGTTGCTGCGCGGCGCCGGGGTGGCGTACCGGCACCTGACCTACCCGGAGAACTTCACGACCGACGGCGTCGGCGTGGAGAAGGAGCGGCACCACCAGCGGAACCTGGCGCTGGAGCACGTGGAGGAGCACCGGCTGGGCGGTGTCGTGCTCTTCGCCGGCCTCGGCGACGTCTACGACCTCCGCTTCTTCGACCAGCTCAGGCAGATCAG GACGTTCGGCGCGTGGCCGGTGGCGACCGTGTCGGAGCGCGAGCGGAAGGCGACGGTGGAAGGCCCGGTGTGCGGCGGCTCGCCGTGGGCAGTCACCGGCTGGTTCTCCACGGCCGACGCCGCGGGTGCGCCGACGGTGAGGGCGAGACCGCCGGCCGGCACGGTGGACGTGGCGCGCTTCGCGTTCGGCAGCGCCCTGCTCTGGCACCCGAGCCGCTGGGACAGCTTCCCCGTCTCCGAGCCCGACGCCTCACAG gATTCCGTGAAGTTTGTGCAGCGGTTGGCCGCGGAGGATTACAACAAGTCGAGGGGGATGCCCAACCGGGACTGCTCGGAGGTCATGGTGTGGCGCGGAGATCAGTTCCTAGCAACCTAG
- the LOC123043504 gene encoding zinc finger BED domain-containing protein RICESLEEPER 1-like encodes MKIVEKELATLYDKCVSQDKRAGNGESVSSSINIPSIPVQAGYESFLSSRSTRISKSELRNYLEDAVEPRNKALDLLGWWKVNAPRYPIMAKIARRFLTIPATSVSSESTFSTTGRILDDYRSSLKPVMVEALVCGASYIKGAHVDLNLVPRDENEEDDVETIKLPIVEEIND; translated from the exons ATGAAAATCGTGGAGAAAGAGTTGGCGACCTTGTATGACAAATGTGTTTCCCAAGATAAGCGAGCTGGAAATGGAGAAAGTGTATCTTCCTCTATAAACATTCCTAGTATCCCGGTTCAAGCTGGGTATGAGTCCTTCTTATCGTCCCGTTCAACAAGAATATCAAAGAGTGAGTTGAGGAACTACTTAGAGGATGCGGTTGAACCTCGCAACAAGGCTCTTGATCTTCTTGGTTGGTGGAAAGTCAATGCTCCTAGGTACCCAATTATGGCCAAGATAGCCAGGAGGTTCCTTACTATCCCGGCTACCTCCGTGTCTTCAGAATCTACCTTCAGCACGACCGGAAGGATTTTAG ATGACTACAGGAGTTCGTTAAAACCGGTTATGGTGGAGGCATTAGTTTGTGGTGCAAGTTATATAAAGGGTGCTCACGTTGACTTGAATCTGGTG CCGAGGGATGAGAATGAAGAGGATGATGTTGAAACCATCAAGTTACCCATCGTGGAGGAGATCAACGATTG A
- the LOC123043506 gene encoding probable beta-1,4-xylosyltransferase IRX9 yields the protein MASPKKAKPRARRPLLLRRAMLHSSICFLLGLLAGLAPAFRWTHVASTAATAHVFRALHAVDGAFNHTVLLLQQQQRQLQHGAPVDVAVTAVPSPPPEPEPLRQPQLLLLVTATERSDPERRAAGLTRAAHALRLVPPPVLWLVVERATEAPATARLLRGAGVSYRHLAYPENFTADGVGVEKERHHQRNVALGHVEEHRLAGVVLFAGLGDVYDLRFFDQLRQIRTFGAWPVATVSERERKATVEGPVCGGSPWAVTGWFSTADATPTVRAARPPAGTVDVARFAFGSALLWDPHRWDRFPVSEPDASQDSVKFVQRLAAEEYNESRGMPDPDCSEIMVWRGDQLVAT from the exons ATGGCGTCGCCGAAGAAAGCGAAACCGCGGGCGAGGCGGCCCCTGCTGCTCCGGCGAGCCATGCTGCATTCCTCCATCTgcttcctcctcggcctcctcgccggcctggCCCCCGCCTTCCGCTGGACCCACGTAGcgtccaccgcggccaccgcccacGTCTTCCGCGCGCTCCACGCCGTCGACGGCGCCTTCAACCACACCGTGCTCCtgctccagcagcagcagcggcagctgCAGCACGGGGCGCCCGTCgacgtcgccgtcaccgccgtcccCTCGCCGCCCCCAGAGCCGGAGCCGCTGCGGCAGCcgcagctgctgctgctggtgACGGCCACGGAGCGGTCGGACCCGGAGCGGCGGGCCGCGGGGCTCACCCGCGCGGCGCACGCGCTCAGGCTCGTGCCCCCGCCGGTGCTGTGGCTGGTGGTGGAGCGGGCGACGGAGGCCCCGGCCACGGCGCGGCTGCTGCGCGGCGCCGGGGTGTCGTACCGGCACCTGGCCTACCCGGAGAACTTCACGGCCGACGGCGTCGGCGTCGAGAAGGAGCGGCACCACCAGCGGAACGTGGCGCTGGGGCACGTGGAGGAGCACCGCCTGGCCGGGGTCGTGCTCTTCGCCGGCCTCGGCGACGTCTACGACCTCCGCTTCTTCGACCAGCTCAGGCAGATCAG GACGTTCGGTGCGTGGCCGGTCGCGACGGTGTCGGAGCGCGAGCGGAAGGCGACGGTGGAAGGCCCGGTGTGCGGCGGCTCGCCGTGGGCGGTCACCGGCTGGTTCTCCACGGCCGACGCGACGCCGAcggtgagggcggcgaggccgccgGCGGGCACCGTGGACGTGGCGCGCTTCGCGTTCGGCAGCGCCCTGCTCTGGGACCCGCACCGGTGGGACCGGTTCCCCGTCTCCGAGCCCGACGCCTCACAG GATTCGGTGAAGTTTGTGCAACGATTGGCCGCGGAGGAGTACAACGAGTCGAGAGGAATGCCCGATCCCGATTGCTCGGAGATCATGGTGTGGCGTGGAGATCAGCTCGTCGCTACCTAG